The Agarilytica rhodophyticola genome has a window encoding:
- a CDS encoding DUF3489 domain-containing protein: protein MIKLTNTQTTILSNAAQRETGSIYPLPNTINKGIESRVINSLLKKKFIDEKNGDHTINANGFKAIGLAPKEKTRTSKNDIILQLVSAKEGATLKALCEATSWQKHSVRGAISTLKSKGHTIISSRDSDGSRKYTLKKDNTH, encoded by the coding sequence ATGATAAAACTTACAAATACACAAACCACCATTTTATCTAACGCGGCGCAAAGAGAAACAGGCTCGATTTATCCACTGCCGAACACTATCAATAAAGGCATCGAGTCGCGTGTTATTAACAGCCTGCTCAAAAAAAAATTTATTGACGAGAAGAACGGTGACCACACTATTAACGCCAATGGGTTTAAAGCCATTGGCCTTGCACCTAAGGAGAAAACTAGAACAAGCAAGAATGATATTATTCTCCAGCTTGTGAGCGCCAAAGAAGGGGCAACGCTTAAGGCTTTATGCGAGGCCACCTCCTGGCAGAAACATAGCGTGAGGGGCGCTATAAGCACTTTAAAATCTAAAGGGCATACTATTATTTCCTCTAGAGACAGCGATGGATCACGCAAATACACACTAAAAAAAGACAACACGCATTAG
- a CDS encoding elements of external origin yields the protein MGISIRAYARHRGVSDTAVRKAIKTGRITKESDGSIDIEKADKEWQINTESTFSNLSKTVSKANKPKSRPISQEAMDAVDDTLKEKPGSTTTYVQARTANEILKAQTQRVKLAELKKELVNRDKAVAHVFRLAREERDAWQRWPSRIAAEMASQLAVDQHTLHTLLDRYVLQHLSELADITVTFDGR from the coding sequence ATGGGAATCTCTATTCGTGCCTATGCCCGCCACCGTGGGGTGTCGGATACTGCTGTGCGCAAAGCTATAAAAACAGGTCGTATTACAAAAGAGAGCGATGGTTCCATCGATATAGAAAAAGCCGATAAAGAATGGCAAATAAATACGGAGTCTACTTTTTCAAATCTATCGAAAACAGTTAGCAAAGCGAATAAGCCGAAGTCGCGTCCTATTTCTCAAGAGGCGATGGACGCCGTTGACGATACGCTGAAAGAAAAACCTGGAAGTACAACAACGTATGTGCAAGCACGGACAGCAAACGAGATTCTTAAAGCGCAGACACAACGCGTTAAATTAGCGGAATTAAAAAAAGAACTGGTCAATCGAGATAAAGCCGTGGCGCATGTGTTTCGACTTGCGCGAGAAGAGCGCGATGCATGGCAACGATGGCCGTCACGTATTGCTGCTGAAATGGCTTCACAATTAGCGGTCGACCAACACACCTTACACACATTACTGGATCGCTATGTCCTACAACATCTCTCTGAACTGGCTGATATAACCGTAACATTCGATGGTCGATAA